One part of the Vicugna pacos chromosome 20, VicPac4, whole genome shotgun sequence genome encodes these proteins:
- the KCTD20 gene encoding BTB/POZ domain-containing protein KCTD20 isoform X2 yields the protein MPLPEDIKGSCFQSGNKRNHEPFITPERFGSSTVGFGSNVHSQAPEKVTLLVDGTRFVVNPQIFTAHPDTMLGRMFGPGREYNFTRPNEKGEYEIAEGISATVFRTVLDYYKTGIINCPDGISIPDLRDTCDYLCINFDFNTIRCQDLSALLHELSNDGAHKQFDHYLEELILPIMVGCAKKGERECHIVVLTDEDSVDWDEDHPPPMGEEYSQILYSSKLYRFFKYIENRDVAKTVLKERGLKNIRIGIEGYPTCKEKIKRRPGGRSEVIYNYVQRPFIQMSWEKEEGKSRHVDFQCVRSKSLTNLVAAGEDVLEDQEILMHHPPQVDELDRLNAPLSQMASNDFQD from the exons ATGCCTCTTCCGGAAGACATCAAAGGCTCTTGCTTCCAAAGTGGGAATAAACGGAACCACGAACCCTTTATCACTCCAGAACGGTTTGGAAGCAGCACTGTGGGCTTTGGCAGTAACGTTCATTCCCAGGCGCCAGAGAAAGTGACGCTTCTTGTAGATGGCACACGTTTTGTTGTGAATCCACAAATTTTCACTGCTCACCCGGATACCATGTTGGGAAG GATGTTTGGACCAGGAAGAGAGTACAACTTCACGAGGCCCAACGAGAAGGGCGAGTATGAGATTGCGGAAGGAATCAGTGCCACTGTATTTCGAACAGTGCTG GATTATTACAAAACTGGTATCATTAATTGTCCTGATGGCATCTCTATACCAGACCTTAGGGATACATGCGATTATCTCTGCATTAACTTTGACTTCAACACTATCCGATGTCAAGATCTGA GTGCTTTACTGCATGAACTGTCTAATGACGGTGCTCACAAGCAGTTTGATCACTACCTCGAAGAGCTGATCCTGCCCATCATGGTCGGCTGTGCCAAGAAAGGGGAGCGAGAATGCCACATCGTCGTGCTGACGGATGAGGATTCTGTGGACTGGGATGAAGACCACCCACCACCTATGGGGGAAGAATATTCCCAAA ttctttatAGCTCCAAACTCTAcagatttttcaaatatattgagAATCGGGATGTCGCTAAAACAGTGTTAAAGGAACGGGGCCTGAAGAACATTCGCATTGGAATCGAAG GTTATCCTACctgtaaagaaaaaattaagaggagACCTGGTGGCCGGTCTGAAGTGATCTACAATTACGTGCAGCGCCCTTTTATCCAGATGTCatgggaaaaggaagaaggaaagagtcGTCACGTGGATTTCCAGTGTGTTCGAAGCAAATCCCTCACTAATCTGGTAGCTGCTGGAGAAGATGTCTTGGAGGACCAAGAGATATTAATGCACCACCCGCCCCAAGTGGATGAACTTGACCGGCTAAATGCCCCACTTTCTCAGATGGCTTCTAACGACTTTCAGGATTAG
- the KCTD20 gene encoding BTB/POZ domain-containing protein KCTD20 isoform X1 codes for MNLHRGSESDRLLWQEASCLTDEASAAAQEKEANSLASSGLQNHTYPLGPRNDELSLDYASQPANLQFPHIMPLPEDIKGSCFQSGNKRNHEPFITPERFGSSTVGFGSNVHSQAPEKVTLLVDGTRFVVNPQIFTAHPDTMLGRMFGPGREYNFTRPNEKGEYEIAEGISATVFRTVLDYYKTGIINCPDGISIPDLRDTCDYLCINFDFNTIRCQDLSALLHELSNDGAHKQFDHYLEELILPIMVGCAKKGERECHIVVLTDEDSVDWDEDHPPPMGEEYSQILYSSKLYRFFKYIENRDVAKTVLKERGLKNIRIGIEGYPTCKEKIKRRPGGRSEVIYNYVQRPFIQMSWEKEEGKSRHVDFQCVRSKSLTNLVAAGEDVLEDQEILMHHPPQVDELDRLNAPLSQMASNDFQD; via the exons ATGAATCTTCACCGTGGCAGTGAGAGCGACAGGTTATTGTGGCAGGAGGCCAGCTGCCTAACGGATGAAGCCTCAGCTGCAGCccaagaaaaagaagcaaatagCCTGGCTTCCTCTGGTCTTCAAAATCATACTTACCCTCTGGGTCCCAGAAATGATG AGCTTTCACTTGACTATGCCTCTCAGCCAGCGAATCTTCAGTTCCCTCACATCATGCCTCTTCCGGAAGACATCAAAGGCTCTTGCTTCCAAAGTGGGAATAAACGGAACCACGAACCCTTTATCACTCCAGAACGGTTTGGAAGCAGCACTGTGGGCTTTGGCAGTAACGTTCATTCCCAGGCGCCAGAGAAAGTGACGCTTCTTGTAGATGGCACACGTTTTGTTGTGAATCCACAAATTTTCACTGCTCACCCGGATACCATGTTGGGAAG GATGTTTGGACCAGGAAGAGAGTACAACTTCACGAGGCCCAACGAGAAGGGCGAGTATGAGATTGCGGAAGGAATCAGTGCCACTGTATTTCGAACAGTGCTG GATTATTACAAAACTGGTATCATTAATTGTCCTGATGGCATCTCTATACCAGACCTTAGGGATACATGCGATTATCTCTGCATTAACTTTGACTTCAACACTATCCGATGTCAAGATCTGA GTGCTTTACTGCATGAACTGTCTAATGACGGTGCTCACAAGCAGTTTGATCACTACCTCGAAGAGCTGATCCTGCCCATCATGGTCGGCTGTGCCAAGAAAGGGGAGCGAGAATGCCACATCGTCGTGCTGACGGATGAGGATTCTGTGGACTGGGATGAAGACCACCCACCACCTATGGGGGAAGAATATTCCCAAA ttctttatAGCTCCAAACTCTAcagatttttcaaatatattgagAATCGGGATGTCGCTAAAACAGTGTTAAAGGAACGGGGCCTGAAGAACATTCGCATTGGAATCGAAG GTTATCCTACctgtaaagaaaaaattaagaggagACCTGGTGGCCGGTCTGAAGTGATCTACAATTACGTGCAGCGCCCTTTTATCCAGATGTCatgggaaaaggaagaaggaaagagtcGTCACGTGGATTTCCAGTGTGTTCGAAGCAAATCCCTCACTAATCTGGTAGCTGCTGGAGAAGATGTCTTGGAGGACCAAGAGATATTAATGCACCACCCGCCCCAAGTGGATGAACTTGACCGGCTAAATGCCCCACTTTCTCAGATGGCTTCTAACGACTTTCAGGATTAG